A portion of the Chromobacterium sp. IIBBL 290-4 genome contains these proteins:
- a CDS encoding flagellar biosynthesis protein FlhA: MNSLTKLLADIGRHKLAAPLFLLAILAMVMLPLPPLALDMLFTFNIVLAIIVILVSVSARRPLDFSVFPTIILATTLMRLSLNVASTRVVLLHGHEGTHAAGRVIEAFGNVVIGGNFVVGMVVFVILMIINFMVVTKGAERISEVSARFTLDALPGKQMAIDADLNAGLINQEQAQQRRRDIATEADFYGAMDGASKFVRGDAIAGILILIINLFGGVAIGALMHNLTMGDAFRQYALMTIGDGLVAQIPALLLSSAAAIIVTRISDDGDMQQQVGSQMLASPVVLMSAAGMMLVLAIIPGMPWPTFLGFAALLGFVAWRMHARRPVAASSLNQTAIKAALQGEADVELEWSTLPCADTLGVMLGYRLVTLLDAGQGAPLTKRVKGVRQGLSEQMGLLLPTVSLRDDLRLKPSQYAIQISGNTVAEAEVYADRLMAIPSPEVYGDIDGIPGIDPAFGMPVSWIDLNDKSKALGLGYQVVDCASVVATHLNKVMREHLAELFRHDDVLSLGERLSSLAPKLGAALNQALTPVQLLKTYRQLLQDGVSLKDIVPVATALLEASDATKDPIMLAAEARVAIKRQIIQSIAGPRGELKGFNLSADLENLLLAALGQAQQTGKPQLDSFPIDPNILQQLQANMPVARDQMKQLGQPPILLVMPQVRPILARYGRLFAPGLHVLSYNEIPEDRQVSLTGTLG, translated from the coding sequence ACCAAACTGCTGGCCGATATCGGCCGCCACAAGCTCGCCGCCCCGCTGTTCCTGCTCGCCATCCTGGCGATGGTGATGCTGCCCCTGCCGCCCTTGGCGCTGGACATGCTGTTCACCTTCAACATCGTGCTGGCCATCATCGTGATCCTGGTCAGCGTGTCGGCGCGGCGGCCGCTGGATTTCTCGGTATTCCCCACCATCATCCTGGCCACCACGCTGATGCGCTTGTCGCTGAACGTGGCCTCCACCCGCGTGGTGCTGCTGCACGGCCATGAAGGGACGCATGCCGCCGGCCGGGTGATCGAAGCCTTCGGCAATGTGGTGATAGGCGGCAACTTCGTGGTCGGCATGGTGGTGTTCGTCATCCTGATGATCATCAACTTCATGGTGGTGACCAAGGGCGCGGAACGGATTTCCGAGGTGTCGGCGCGCTTCACGCTGGATGCGCTGCCCGGCAAGCAGATGGCGATCGACGCCGACCTGAACGCCGGCCTGATCAACCAGGAACAGGCCCAGCAGCGCCGCCGCGACATCGCCACCGAGGCGGACTTTTACGGCGCGATGGACGGCGCGTCCAAGTTCGTCCGCGGCGACGCCATCGCCGGCATCCTGATCCTGATCATCAACCTGTTCGGCGGCGTGGCCATCGGCGCGCTGATGCACAATCTGACGATGGGCGACGCCTTCCGCCAGTACGCGCTGATGACCATAGGCGACGGCCTGGTGGCGCAGATACCGGCGCTGCTGCTGTCGTCCGCCGCCGCCATCATCGTCACCCGCATCAGCGACGACGGCGACATGCAGCAGCAGGTGGGCAGCCAGATGCTGGCCTCGCCGGTGGTGCTGATGAGCGCGGCCGGCATGATGCTGGTGCTGGCCATCATCCCCGGCATGCCGTGGCCCACCTTCCTCGGCTTCGCCGCGCTGCTTGGCTTTGTGGCCTGGCGCATGCACGCGCGCCGGCCGGTCGCCGCCAGCTCGCTCAATCAGACCGCGATCAAGGCGGCGCTGCAGGGAGAGGCGGACGTCGAACTGGAGTGGAGCACCCTGCCCTGCGCCGACACGCTGGGCGTGATGCTGGGCTACCGCCTGGTGACGCTGCTGGACGCCGGCCAGGGCGCGCCGCTGACCAAACGGGTGAAGGGCGTCAGGCAAGGCCTGTCCGAGCAGATGGGCCTGCTGTTACCGACAGTGAGCCTGCGCGACGATCTGCGTCTCAAGCCCTCGCAATACGCGATCCAGATTTCCGGCAACACCGTGGCCGAGGCCGAGGTGTACGCAGACCGGCTGATGGCCATCCCCTCGCCTGAGGTGTACGGCGATATCGACGGCATTCCCGGCATCGACCCGGCATTCGGCATGCCGGTCAGCTGGATTGACCTGAACGACAAGAGCAAGGCGCTGGGCCTGGGCTATCAGGTAGTGGACTGCGCCAGCGTGGTGGCGACCCATCTGAACAAGGTGATGCGCGAGCATCTGGCCGAACTGTTCCGCCACGATGATGTGCTGTCGCTGGGCGAGCGGCTCTCCTCCTTGGCGCCCAAGCTGGGCGCGGCGCTGAATCAGGCGCTGACGCCGGTGCAATTGCTGAAAACCTATCGGCAGCTATTGCAGGACGGCGTATCGCTGAAGGATATCGTGCCGGTCGCGACCGCCCTCCTGGAGGCCAGCGACGCCACCAAGGATCCGATCATGCTGGCGGCGGAGGCGCGGGTGGCCATCAAACGCCAGATCATCCAATCCATAGCCGGGCCGCGCGGCGAGCTGAAGGGCTTCAATCTGTCCGCCGATCTGGAAAACCTGCTGCTGGCGGCGCTGGGCCAGGCGCAGCAAACCGGCAAGCCGCAATTGGACAGTTTTCCCATCGACCCCAACATCCTGCAGCAGCTGCAAGCCAATATGCCGGTGGCGCGCGACCAGATGAAGCAACTGGGCCAGCCGCCCATCTTGCTGGTGATGCCGCAGGTCCGCCCCATTTTGGCCCGCTATGGGCGCTTGTTCGCGCCGGGTCTGCATGTGCTGTCTTACAACGAGATTCCGGAAGACCGCCAGGTCAGCCTGACCGGCACATTGGGATGA